The Pelodiscus sinensis isolate JC-2024 chromosome 10, ASM4963464v1, whole genome shotgun sequence genome has a segment encoding these proteins:
- the GPR148 gene encoding putative G-protein coupled receptor 148 produces MNFSACTSAKILNATLDRLQRERDSNRSSYLDEHAMYMLQEWIISPPYTDMKMFLIPPIACLMAAILVIPSILFVIFSSFSIRQETRYLLLGNALLCDLIYLIFYTLLAVLNGANFILSNHTCVFLLFLLAVTYCGGLLTAAAMVLDISLAILFPLRYVTILPSSRTKKLIVLIWTSSGFFPGIIYLVLMVTQKPPPCPIKTCSVPVILVMTLHGDDAVKLCYVLSVTALFLCLVLIHTCYIVLYLKTRQSGIWESVFSRASVTFLMHHTILFFYFSPLLALVVEALLYTNNVIGLRTGLWMALTICNVLMVLPKALSPYLYGLRYREIASSLKLIFRMKRLSLVSPVVTP; encoded by the coding sequence ATGAACTTCTCAGCCTGCACCTCCGCAAAGATTCTGAATGCAACTCTGGACCGTCTCCAGAGGGAGCGGGATTCCAACAGGTCCTCGTATCTGGATGAACATGCCATGTATATGTTGCAAGAATGGATTATCTCCCCTCCGTATACAGACATGAAGATGTTCCTGATCCCTCCAATTGCCTGTCTTATGGCAGCCATCCTGGTAATTCCTTCCATCTTGTTTGTGATTTTCTCCAGCTTCAGCATTCGCCAGGAAACAAGGTACCTGCTGCTGGGAAATGCTTTGCTTTGCGATTTGATATACCTCATATTCTACACCCTCTTGGCAGTTCTCAATGGTGCAAACTTTATACTCTCCAACCATACCTGTGTGTTCTTGTTGTTCTTGTTGGCCGTGACTTACTGCGGGGGATTACTCACCGCTGCTGCCATGGTACTGGATATATCCTTGGCTATTTTGTTTCCTTTGCGCTATGTTACCATTTTGCCTTCTTCACGAACAAAAAAACTGATTGTACTCATATGGACCTCTTCCGGATTTTTCCCAGGGATTATCTACTTGGTGTTGATGGTGACTCAAAAGCCCCCACCGTGTCCCATAAAAACATGCTCTGTGCCAGTAATATTGGTCATGACCCTGCATGGAGATGATGCCGTGAAGCTCTGTTATGTGCTTTCAGTAACGGCCCTCTTTCTCTGCTTGGTTTTAATACATACTTGTTATATTGTCCTGTATTTGAAAACAAGACAGTCGGGTATATGGGAAAGCGTTTTCTCTAGAGCAAGCGTGACCTTCTTGATGCATCACACCATATTATTCTTTTACTTCTCTCCCCTGCTGGCCTTGGTGGTAGAAGCGTTACTCTACACCAACAACGTCATTGGGCTGCGCACAGGATTATGGATGGCTCTGACCATCTGCAATGTCCTGATGGTGCTGCCCAAAGCTTTGTCGCCATATCTGTACGGGCTTCGGTATAGGGAGATCGCGTCCTCTCTCAAGCTCATTTTCAGAATGAAGCGCCTTAGTCTTGTGTCCCCCGTTGTAACGCCATGA